From Rutidosis leptorrhynchoides isolate AG116_Rl617_1_P2 chromosome 3, CSIRO_AGI_Rlap_v1, whole genome shotgun sequence, a single genomic window includes:
- the LOC139897851 gene encoding uncharacterized protein: MSTWYYNHPSLSQNQETLVNDSFDEQKGSSFRIASMPTLQVEHDEELDIEDEESEFKMGRLIRQASFNSSHMSPPPQQTTKVMKGSSSLPRYLSQKEETNKEKVSNMRKFESMRERNRSKNSMKMGKNNGGAPTIPGGWVDKGSSEDMKAQIKFWARAVAFNVHQEC; the protein is encoded by the exons ATGTCTACATGGTACTATAATCATCCTTCATTAAGTCAGAATCAAGAAACCTTGGTCAACGACTCGTTCGATGAGCAGAAAGGCTCGAGCTTTAGGATAGCATCCATGCCAACTTTACAAGTTGAACACGATGAAGAACTTGACATCGAAGATGAAGAAAGCGAGTTTAAGATGGGGCGGTTGATTAGGCAAGCGTCATTCAATTCTTCTCATATGTCACCGCCTCCTCAACAAACCACTAAG GTTATGAAAGGAAGTTCGAGTTTACCACGATACTTGTCACAAAAAGAAGAAACAAATAAAGAAAAGGTTAGTAACATGAGGAAATTTGAAAGCATGAGAGAGCGAAATAGAAGTAAAAACTCGATGAAAATGGGGAAAAACAATGGTGGTGCACCAACAATTCCAGGAGGATGGGTTGATAAGGGTTCATCAGAAGATATGAAGGCACAAATCAAGTTTTGGGCTAGAGCAGTTGCTTTCAATGTGCATCAAGAGTGTTAA